AAGACTCTTTTTTAAAAAAGAGTCTTTTTTATAGGACTAGCCAGAATGTTTTTACTTTTTTTCTTTCCTTATCTCTTTATTGACGAAACGTGCGCCCTCTTGTATTATTTTTTAGTATTACCGTGGTTCGTAACCCTCCCACGCTAAAAAACTAAGGAGAAATAAATTGATGAATATTAGAACAATAAGTATTAACGCCCTTGTAGCGGCTTTATATATTGCCGTATCTCTTTTAATTCAGCCATTTGGCTTTACGAACATTCAGTTTAGACTTTCTGAGATGTTTAATCATCTTGTTGTATTTAACAAGAAGTTCATTTTTGGTATCGTCATTGGAGTTTTCTTAACAAATTTACTATTCTCACCGCTTGGAGCATATGATCTTGTATTTGGCGTTCTTCAATCTCTTATAGCTCTACTTGTTACAATTGGAGTAGGCCGCTATATAAAGAACTTATGGGCTCGTATGATGATGAATACAGCTATTTTTACAGTAACAATGTTTATTATCGCCTTTGAGCTGCACTTAGCATTAGGACTTCCCTTCCTTTTCACATGGCTCACAACTGCTGTTGGTGAATTCGTTGTGATGTTTATCGGCGCTTTTATCATGATGGCTTTAGATAAAAAATTATCTTTCAAAACGCTCTTGAATTAAAAGAGAAAAAGCAAAAGGCTTCCTTATGACAGGAAGCCTTTTTATTATGAGAACCATTATATAAAGTCCTCACAAGATTAATTAATGCGCATAAACTAGGATTGTGATATTCAACTATATGTGAAAGGATATAATTACTGTGTATCCTCTTTATACTACCTCCCATCATCTCAAACAAGAAACTTTATTAAAGGTTAACCCATGGGTACAATATGGTTTAAATGAAGCTCAAAAAACATCTATCCCTCATGCAATGATGGAAATAGCAGCTATCACTTATTTGATGGGTAAAGGATATGATGCACGAATAGCACATCAAATT
This sequence is a window from Priestia filamentosa. Protein-coding genes within it:
- a CDS encoding QueT transporter family protein, with product MNIRTISINALVAALYIAVSLLIQPFGFTNIQFRLSEMFNHLVVFNKKFIFGIVIGVFLTNLLFSPLGAYDLVFGVLQSLIALLVTIGVGRYIKNLWARMMMNTAIFTVTMFIIAFELHLALGLPFLFTWLTTAVGEFVVMFIGAFIMMALDKKLSFKTLLN